The following DNA comes from Enterobacter sp. SA187.
TGAAACTAAAATCCATTGCCCGGTAAGCGGGTTATAACGTCGATGCGGGTGATCGACCGGGTTAAATTGCGTCATCACTATTCCTTAATCTGCATATCCCTGCGGATGGCGTGACTGCCAGCGCCAGGTATCTTCAGCCATTTCGTCCAGTGTGCGGGTGACTCGCCAGTTCAGTTCTTTATCAGCACGGCTGGCATCGGCCCAGTAAGCGGGCAGATCGCCATCGCGACGCGGGGCAAAGTGGTAGTTAATGGGTTTACCGCAGGCTTTGCTGAAAGCGTTGACCACGTCCAGCACGCTGCTGCCGACGCCCGCGCCGAGGTTGTAAATATGCACGCCGGATTTACCTGCCAGCTGCTGCATGGCTGCCACATGACCGTCTGCCAGATCCATGACGTGAATGTAATCGCGCACGCCGGTACCGTCTTCCGTCGGGTAGTCGTTACCGAAAATCGCCAGCGACTCGCGACGGCCTACCGCCACCTGGGCGATGAACGGCATCAGGTTGTTCGGAATACCCTGCGGATCTTCCCCCATATCGCCCGACGGATGCGCGCCGACCGGGTTGAAGTAGCGCAGCAGCGCGATGCTCCATTCCGGCTGCGCTTTTTGCAGGTCGGTAAGGATCTGCTCAACCATCAGCTTGCTCTTGCCGTACGGACTTTGCGGCGTGCCGGTGGGGAAGCTTTCAACATAAGGGATTTTAGGCTGGTCGCCGTAGACGGTGGCCGACGAGCTGAAAATGAAGTTTTTGACATTGGCCGCGCGCATGGCGCTAATCAGGCGCAGGGTGCCGTTGACGTTGTTGTCATAATATTCCAGCGGTTTGGCAACGGATTCGCCCACGGCTTTCAGACCGGCAAAGTGGATCACCGTATCCACGGCGTGATCGTGCAGGATCTCGGTCATCAGGGCTTCGTTACGAATATCTCCTTCAACGAAGGTAACGGATTTGCCCGCCAGCCGCTCGATCACCGGCAGCACGCTGCGCTTACTGTTACATAAGTTGTCGAGAATAATGACCTCGTGGCCGTTTTGCAGCAGTTGCACACAGGTGTGACTCCCAATGTAACCGCTACCACCAGTAACCAGAACTCGCATATGACACTCCATCAGGCGTATGTTATGTAATAAACATAGCATAACAGAGCGGGAAAAAGTGTGACATGACCGAAAATAGTGGAATCGTTTACACTAACGCATTTCAGGATCGCTGGGGCGTCAAAGGCTACTATAAATCAATAAGATAGTAGGGTGGCGCTGTAATTTGTCTGAAAGTGAGCGCCTGCCGGG
Coding sequences within:
- the galE gene encoding UDP-glucose 4-epimerase GalE encodes the protein MRVLVTGGSGYIGSHTCVQLLQNGHEVIILDNLCNSKRSVLPVIERLAGKSVTFVEGDIRNEALMTEILHDHAVDTVIHFAGLKAVGESVAKPLEYYDNNVNGTLRLISAMRAANVKNFIFSSSATVYGDQPKIPYVESFPTGTPQSPYGKSKLMVEQILTDLQKAQPEWSIALLRYFNPVGAHPSGDMGEDPQGIPNNLMPFIAQVAVGRRESLAIFGNDYPTEDGTGVRDYIHVMDLADGHVAAMQQLAGKSGVHIYNLGAGVGSSVLDVVNAFSKACGKPINYHFAPRRDGDLPAYWADASRADKELNWRVTRTLDEMAEDTWRWQSRHPQGYAD